DNA sequence from the Caulobacter segnis genome:
TTCTCACCGCCCACGACGTGGTCTTCCAGGAAGGCCTGAACGAGGATCTCGCGGCGACCGCCGTGTGGGGCAGCCAGCAAGCCAACCTGTTCCCCGGCGCCCTCTACGACGGCGTGTTCGGCATGTGGTACGGCAAGGCGCCCGGCGTCGACCGCACCGGCGACGTCTTCAAGCATGCCAATTTCGCGGGCACGTTCCCGACCGGCGGCGTACTGGCGGTGGCCGGCGACGACCACGGCTGCAAGAGCTCGACCCTGCCGTCGCAGTCCGAATTCGCCTTCCAGGACTTCGAGATGCCGGTGCTCTCGCCGGCCGACGTGCAAGAGGTGCTGGACTACGGGATCCTGGGCATTTCCCTGTCGCGCTTCTCGGGGCTGTGGACGGGCATGATCGCCCTGGCCGACACCATGGACAGCGGCGTGACCATCGACGTCTCGCTGGACCGCCACCGGATCGTGGTTCCCGACTTCGCCTTCCCGCCCGGCGGTCTCGGCATCCGGCTGAAGGACCAGCCGATGGAGAAGGAACGGCGGATGCGGCTGCACAAGCTGCCCGCCGCCCTGGCCTTCGCCCGCGCCAACAACATCGACCGCGTGGTGCTGGGCGCCTCGCACGTGCGGGTGGGCAAGGCGCGCCTGGGCATCGTCTGCCAGGGCCAGGCCTACAAGGACGTGCTGGAGGCCTTCACGGCCATGGGCATGACCCTGCAGGAAGCCGCCGACCTGGGCGTCTCCATCTATAAGGTCGGCATGCCCTGGCCGCTGGAGCCGCTGGGCCTGCGCGCCTTCGCCGCCGGCCTCGAGACCCTGATGGTCATCGAGCACAAGCGCGCCCTGATCGAGCCCCAGGCCAGGGCCGCTCTCTATGATCTGCCCGCCCAGGCGCGTCCGCGCGTGATCGGCAAGACCGACGAGAAGGGCGGGCCGCTGCTCTCGGAGCTGGGTTCGCTGTCGGTGGCCGAAATCGCCCTGGCCATCTACGACCGCCTGCCGGACGGCCCGCACATGGAGCGGGCCCGCGCCTATCTGAACCGCGTCTCGGCCGCCGGCGTCGCCGCCGTCAGCCTGGCCGCCGACCAGGCTCGCAAGCCGTTCTTCTGCTCGGGCTGCCCGCACAACACCTCGACCAAGTTGCCGGAGGGCTCGCGCGCCCTGGCGGGCATCGGCTGCCACTACATGGCCGGGTTCAACGACCCGATGACCGACCTCAACACCCACATGGGCGGCGAGGGCCTGACCTGGGTGGGCGCGGCGCCGTTCACAGCCGAGAAGCACGTCTTCCAGAACCTGGGCGACGGCACCTACAACCACTCCGGCTCGCTGGCGATCCGGGGCGCGATCGCGGCCAAGGCCAACATCACCTACAAGCTGCTCTATAATGACGCCGTCGCCATGACCGGCGGCCAGCGCGCCGAGAGCGGCTTCACCCCCGCCCAGATCACCCGTCAGCTGGCGGCCGAGGGCGTGACCAGGACCGTCATCGTCGTCGACGAGCTGGAGCGCTACCAGGGCGTCACCGACCTGGCCCCGGGCGTCGAGATCTTCCCGCGTTCGGACCTGATGCGCGTGCAGGAGATGCTGCGCGACACAGCGGGCGTCACGGTGCTGCTGTACGACCAGACCTGCGCCACCGAGAAGCGCCGCCGCCGCAAGCGGGGCGCGATGCCCAAGGCCACCCAGCGGGTCTTCATCAACCCGCTGGTCTGTGAGGGCTGCGGCGACTGTTCGGTGAAGTCCAACTGCGTCTCGGTCGAGCCCCTGGCCACCGAGTTCGGCCGCAAGCGCAAGATCAACCAGTCCAGCTGCAATCAGGACTACAGCTGCGTCGAGGGCTTCTGTCCCTCGTTCATCACCCTGGAAGGCGCCGAGAACGCCCAGTCCAAGAAGGTCCCGGCGGCCCTGACCGCCGAGTCGACCCCGCTGCCCGAGTTCGAGCCGCTGCACGGCGTGCGCAAGATCCTGTTCACGGGCGTCGGCGGCACCGGCGTGACCACCGTGGCCTCGATCCTGGCCATGGCCGCCCACATCGACGGCCGCGCGGGCAGCGTGGTCGACATGACGGGCCTCGCCCAAAAGGGCGGCTCGGTGTTCAGCCACGTCAAGATCGGCGAGACGGAAGAGACGATCGTCGGCGGCCGCGTGCCGGCCGCGAGCGCCGACGTGCTGATCGCCTGCGACCTGCTGGTCGCGGCTTCGCCCGAGGGCCTGTCGCTCTACGCCAAGGACCGCACCCGCGCCTTCGGCAACAGCGACTTCGCCCCGACCGCCGACTTCGTCACCAGCCGCGACATCCGCTTCGACAGCGGGGCCATGGCCCGGCGGGTGAAGGGCGCGACCAGCACCTTCGACGCCTGCCCGGCCCAGCACCTGGCCGAGAGCCAGTTCGGCGACGCGATCTACGCCAACATGATCATGGTCGGCTTCGCCTGGCAGCGCGGGGTGATCCCGGTCTCCAGCCGCGCCCTCTATCGCGCCATCAAGCTGAACGGCGTCGACGCCGAGGCCAACCTGCAGGCCTTCGAGCTGGGCCGCCGCGTGGCGCATGACCCGGCTTCGGTCGAGGTCAAGGAAGACAAGACCCCGATCCCCGAGACCATGCCGCTGGACGACCTGATCGCCCATCGGATCCGGGAGCTGACCGCCTACCAGAACGCCGCCTACGCCCAGCGATACGCCGATAAGGTGGCCAAGGTGCGGAAAACCGAGGTCGCCGTCAGTGGTCCGGACGGCGCTCTGCCGCTGACCCGCGCGGCGGCGGTGAACCTCTACAAGCTGATGGCCTACAAGGACGAGTACGAGGTCGCGCGGCTCTATACCGACGGCCGGTTCGCGGCCGAGCTGGCCGGAACCTTCAAGGGCGGCAAGGCCAAGGTCTGGCTGTCGCCGCCGCTGCTGGCCCCCAAGGGGCCGGACGGCAAGCCGAAGAAGATCGCCTTCGGCGGCTGGATGCTGGACTTGGCCTTCCCGTTGATGGCCCGGATGAAGGGCCTGCGCGGCGGCGCGCTGGACATCTTCGGCCGCACCGAGGAGCGCCGGATGGAGCGCGGCCTGATCGCGTCCTACGAGGTCGCCCTCGACCACCTGGCCGCCGGCCTCTCGACCGAGCGCCTGCCCTTGGCCGTCAGGATCGCCGAGATCCCGCAACAGATCCGCGGCTACGGCCATGTGAAGGACGCCTCGGTGGTCACCGCCAAGGCGGCGGAGGAGAAGCTGTGGGCGCAGTGGGGCGGGAACTGACCACCCTGGCGTGGCGGGAGGTTCGTGCTAGGCTTCCCGCCATGAACAAGCCCCTGAATCCGGTGACCGTGACGCTCAGCGCCGAGGACGCCGCCGACCTGCAGGCGCGGGTCGAGCGCGGCGAGTTCGCGTCGCTGGACGAGGGCGTGGCGGCGGAACTGGCCGAGCTGAACTATCGGCGGGCGGCCGAGATCGTCGGCGGTTCGGAGAAGCTCGAGGCGCTGCTGGACCGGCTGGAGGCCGATGACGATCCATCCGCCGATGTCGACGCCGAGGACTTCTTCAAAGAGCTCCGGGCGGGCCTGAAAGAGCGCCTGACGTCGTCTCGCGAGTGAAGCGGCAACTCGTCATTTCCGCGGAGGCTCGGCGCGATCTGCTGCGCATCCGCGACTACATCGCCGACGACAATCCGGACCGGGCCGAAACCTATGTCGAAGAGCTGTTGGCGCGTTGCATCGCCATCGCCGACTTTCCGCTGGCGGCGCCGGAGACATTGCGCCGTAAGGGCTGGCGCGTTGTTCCATACGGCTTCTACATGATCTTCTACACGGTGACGGAGCGGCGGGTCCGTATCCGCGCCGTCAAGCATTCGGCGACCCTGCAATGACCCAAGACTTTGATTTCGACGCCGTGGTCGTCGGCGCTGGCGCTGTCGGCCTCGCCTGCGGATACGCCCTCGCCAAGCGCGGCCTGGTCGTCGCGGTGCTGGAGGAGCAGGCCCACATCGGTCAGGGCGTGTCGTCGCGCAATTCCGAGGTTATCCACGGCGGGCTCTACTATCCGACCGGGTCGCTGAAGGCCAAGCTGTGCGTCCAGGGGCGGCGGCAGCTCTATGCCTTCCTCGACCTGCACGGCGTCGCCTACAAGCGCTGCGGCAAGCTGGTGGTGGCGACCTCGGAGGACGAGATTCCGCGTCTCGACGCCATCTGGGACCAGGCCCTGGCCAATGACGTCGAGGGGATGGAGCGGCTGACCGGCGAGCAGGCGCGGGCGCTGGAGCCCGGCCTCAACGCCCACGCGGCGCTGCTGTCGCCGCAGAGCGGGGTCTTCGCCAGCCACGACTACATGCTGGCCTTGCAGGGCGAGATCGAGGCGGCTGGCGGGGCGGTGGTGTTGAACACGCCGTTCGAGCGCGCCGAACCGTTCCAGGCCGGCGGCTTCAAGGTGCGGGCGGGCGGGGCGGATCCGACCAGCCTGACCTGCCGCCTTCTGGTCGCCGCGCCCGGCCTGTCGTCGCAGGACGTCGCCGGCCGCATCGACGGCTTTCCCGCCGACGCCATTCCCAAGGCCCACTACGGCAAGGGCGTCTATTTCCGCCTTACCGGCAAGGCCCCGTTCCAGCGCCTGATCTATCCGCCGCCGATCCACGGGGCGCTGGGCACCCACTACCGCAACGACCTGGGCGGCCAGGCGGTGTTCGGTCCGGACCTGGAATATGTGCCCGCGCCCGACTATTCGGTCGATCCCGGCCGGGCCGAGGCCTTCGCGGCCTATATCCGCAAGTTCTGGCCGGGCCTGCCCGACGGCGCCCTGCAGCCCGACTACGCCGGCGTGCGGCCCAAGCTGCACGGTCCGGACGAGCCCCAGCCCGACTTCCAGCTGCGCGGCGCCGAGGACCATGGCCTGACCGGCCTGATGGCCCTGTTCGGCATCGAGAGCCCCGGCCTGACCAGCTCGCTGGCGATCGGCGAAGAGGTCGCGGGCCGCCTGCTGGGCGCATGACAAATCGTTCATGCGGCTAAGCTCTTGGCCGCGCCGCCGCGCGTGCTAGCAATTCCGTCTTCGGAATTTAGGGCGAGGGGCGTCCCATGGGTCTCGGGTTCAAGGCGCTGCTAGGCGCGGTGTCGGCGGTCGCGCTGGGCGTGGCCACATCGTCCTCGGCCCTGGCCGCCCAGGCCCTACCGTCGTTCGCCGAGCCGGCCCTGTCGCCGGATGGCGGCGAGATCGCCTTCGCCTCGGGCGGCGACCTCTGGACCGTTCCAGCCGCCGGCGGTCAGGCTCGCCTGCTGGTCACCGACGAGGCCACCGAGTCCCGGCCGCTGTACGCGCCCGACGGCAAGTCGCTGGCCTTCGTTTCCACGCGTTCGGGCGTGGCCAATCTCTACGTGCTCACCCTGGCCACTGGCGAGGTGCGCCGCCTGACCTTCGGCGACAGTCCCGAGACGCTGGACGGCTGGTCGCGCGATGGGAAGTGGATCTACTTCACCTCGGGCGTGAATGATGTCGCGCGCCAGGGCGACATCTTCCGCGTGGCCGCTTTGGGGGGCACCCCTCTTGAAGTAAGCCGCGAGCGCTATCTGAACGAATACGAGAGCGCGCCGTCGCCGGACGGGCGCTCGGTCGCCCTGGTCGCGCGGGGCCTATCGAACCAGCAGTGGTGGCGCAACGGCCATTCGCACATCGACGAGAGCGAGGTGTGGCTGAAGCCGATAGATGGGTCCGGCTACCAGAAGCTGCTGCCATCAAGTGACAAGGGGGGCGGCGCCAAGCGCGCCTGGCCGATGTGGAGCCCCGACGGCAAGGCGCTCTGGTACATGAGCGACGAGGGCGGGACCGAGAACCTGTGGCGCCTGCCGCTCGGCGGTCAGCCTCAGCAGGTCACCCGCTTCACCGACGGCCGCGTGCTGTGGCCGACCATCGGCTATGATGGCCGGACCATCGTCTTCGAGCGCGACTTCGCCGTCTGGCGCCTGGACACCGCCTCCGGCCAGGCGACCAAGGTCGCGATCGCCCTGCACGGCGCGCCCGCGGCGGCCGGCGAGAGCCACAAGAACGAGACCAGCTTCGATGCCCTGGCCCTGTCGCCAGACGGCAAGAAGGCCGCGATCGTCGCGCATGGCGAGCTCTTCGCGGTGTCGACCAAGGACGGCGGCGCGGCCCAGCGCGTCACCCGCACCCCGATCCTGGAGCGCGACCCGGTGTGGTCGCCCGACAGCAAGCGGCTGATCTATGTCTCCGAACGCGACCG
Encoded proteins:
- a CDS encoding NAD(P)/FAD-dependent oxidoreductase, encoding MTQDFDFDAVVVGAGAVGLACGYALAKRGLVVAVLEEQAHIGQGVSSRNSEVIHGGLYYPTGSLKAKLCVQGRRQLYAFLDLHGVAYKRCGKLVVATSEDEIPRLDAIWDQALANDVEGMERLTGEQARALEPGLNAHAALLSPQSGVFASHDYMLALQGEIEAAGGAVVLNTPFERAEPFQAGGFKVRAGGADPTSLTCRLLVAAPGLSSQDVAGRIDGFPADAIPKAHYGKGVYFRLTGKAPFQRLIYPPPIHGALGTHYRNDLGGQAVFGPDLEYVPAPDYSVDPGRAEAFAAYIRKFWPGLPDGALQPDYAGVRPKLHGPDEPQPDFQLRGAEDHGLTGLMALFGIESPGLTSSLAIGEEVAGRLLGA
- a CDS encoding type II toxin-antitoxin system RelE/ParE family toxin is translated as MKRQLVISAEARRDLLRIRDYIADDNPDRAETYVEELLARCIAIADFPLAAPETLRRKGWRVVPYGFYMIFYTVTERRVRIRAVKHSATLQ
- a CDS encoding indolepyruvate ferredoxin oxidoreductase family protein, translating into MRHSEVTLDDKYVLEDGRAFITGVQALLRVLLDRKRLDRQAGLNTGGYLSGYRGSPLGGLDQQAARIKKLLTAHDVVFQEGLNEDLAATAVWGSQQANLFPGALYDGVFGMWYGKAPGVDRTGDVFKHANFAGTFPTGGVLAVAGDDHGCKSSTLPSQSEFAFQDFEMPVLSPADVQEVLDYGILGISLSRFSGLWTGMIALADTMDSGVTIDVSLDRHRIVVPDFAFPPGGLGIRLKDQPMEKERRMRLHKLPAALAFARANNIDRVVLGASHVRVGKARLGIVCQGQAYKDVLEAFTAMGMTLQEAADLGVSIYKVGMPWPLEPLGLRAFAAGLETLMVIEHKRALIEPQARAALYDLPAQARPRVIGKTDEKGGPLLSELGSLSVAEIALAIYDRLPDGPHMERARAYLNRVSAAGVAAVSLAADQARKPFFCSGCPHNTSTKLPEGSRALAGIGCHYMAGFNDPMTDLNTHMGGEGLTWVGAAPFTAEKHVFQNLGDGTYNHSGSLAIRGAIAAKANITYKLLYNDAVAMTGGQRAESGFTPAQITRQLAAEGVTRTVIVVDELERYQGVTDLAPGVEIFPRSDLMRVQEMLRDTAGVTVLLYDQTCATEKRRRRKRGAMPKATQRVFINPLVCEGCGDCSVKSNCVSVEPLATEFGRKRKINQSSCNQDYSCVEGFCPSFITLEGAENAQSKKVPAALTAESTPLPEFEPLHGVRKILFTGVGGTGVTTVASILAMAAHIDGRAGSVVDMTGLAQKGGSVFSHVKIGETEETIVGGRVPAASADVLIACDLLVAASPEGLSLYAKDRTRAFGNSDFAPTADFVTSRDIRFDSGAMARRVKGATSTFDACPAQHLAESQFGDAIYANMIMVGFAWQRGVIPVSSRALYRAIKLNGVDAEANLQAFELGRRVAHDPASVEVKEDKTPIPETMPLDDLIAHRIRELTAYQNAAYAQRYADKVAKVRKTEVAVSGPDGALPLTRAAAVNLYKLMAYKDEYEVARLYTDGRFAAELAGTFKGGKAKVWLSPPLLAPKGPDGKPKKIAFGGWMLDLAFPLMARMKGLRGGALDIFGRTEERRMERGLIASYEVALDHLAAGLSTERLPLAVRIAEIPQQIRGYGHVKDASVVTAKAAEEKLWAQWGGN